Genomic DNA from Phaeobacter porticola:
CAAAGCTACTGATTTTCAGCATTTATTTACCGCTTACGCCCTAGGTTGGAGACAACAGAAAGAGAATCTTTTTGGCTAGGGCTCTTAAATGCAGAATGAAAATGCTTTGGCGCTTCCCATGGCGGCCTCCTCAGACGACTTTGGCGATTTTTCCGCCCCGGCTCCGCTTGGCGGAATGGATTTCGGCGGGGATCTCGGCGGTGGGGATCTCGGGATGGGCGGCGCGCTTGACATGCCCGCCATGGGTGGCGGCATGACCGCCGCCAAATCCAAGCTTAGCGGCAAAGCCAAGGCCGCTATCGTTGTCCGCCTATTGTTGAACGAAGGCGCGGATATTCCGCTCGAATCCCTTCCCGATGACCTGCAGCTCGAATTGACCCAGCAGATGGGTCGGATGGGGCTGATCGACCGCACCACCCTGCATGAAGTTGCTGGTGAATTTGCCGAGATGCTTGACAATGTGGGCCTGTCCTTCCCCAACGGACTGGCCGGTGCGCTTTCGGCGATGGAGGGCAAGATCAGCCGCCAGACTGCAAGCCGCCTGCGTAAAGAGGCGGGCGTTCGCCAGTTTGGTGACCCTTGGGAACGCCTGCGCGCCCTGCCGCCCGAAGACCTGGCCGAACTGGCAGAGGCCGAAAGCACCGAAGTTGCTGCCGTGCTGCTGTCCAAGCTGGACACCACCAAAGCTGCGCAGATGTTGATTCACCTGCCCGGCCCGGTGGCCCGCCGCATAACCTATGCCGTCAGCCAGACCGGCGCGGTGACCCCCGACACCGTTGATCGTATTGGCCTGTCGCTGGCCGGCCAGATCGAAGCCCGCCCCGAAGTCGCCTTTGACGAAACACCGGGCCAGCGGATGGGCGCGATCCTGACCCAGGCCGCAGCCGGTAAGCGTGACGAGGTGCTCACAGCGCTGGATGAAGAAGACGAAGAATTCGCAGGTGACGTCCGCAAGTCGATCTTTACCTATGCG
This window encodes:
- a CDS encoding flagellar motor switch protein FliG, which translates into the protein MQNENALALPMAASSDDFGDFSAPAPLGGMDFGGDLGGGDLGMGGALDMPAMGGGMTAAKSKLSGKAKAAIVVRLLLNEGADIPLESLPDDLQLELTQQMGRMGLIDRTTLHEVAGEFAEMLDNVGLSFPNGLAGALSAMEGKISRQTASRLRKEAGVRQFGDPWERLRALPPEDLAELAEAESTEVAAVLLSKLDTTKAAQMLIHLPGPVARRITYAVSQTGAVTPDTVDRIGLSLAGQIEARPEVAFDETPGQRMGAILTQAAAGKRDEVLTALDEEDEEFAGDVRKSIFTYALIAQRVSPVDVPKIARVLAQQDLVTAIAFSTDEEDVESSEFMLSNMSSRMANNIRDEVAERGKVKRSIGEGAMSTIVNALRELVSSGEIELRSTEEDDED